AAGCCAGGGATAAATTTATGCTCCGAAACTTCGAGTTTTTTGGAGCTCCTACAGCTGTGTTTATCACAACTGAATTTGAACTCAATTTTTATATCGCATTGGACATTGGCTGCTTTTTGAATACAGTTATGCTTCTTGCCAGAAGTTACGGACTGGGGACTGTTCCTCAGGCTGCATTATCCGCATTCCCTGAAGTGGTCCGTAAAGAATTGGGTCTAGCCGAATCCGAAAAAATAGTCTGCGGTTTAAGTTTGGGTTATCCTAAACCTGACTCAACATTAAATAAGTTTCATACACCCAGGGAAGAAGTTTCCGATTTGGTGAAATTTTACACTTAAATCTTAACGCAAAATTAACGCAAATCCTGGTCCCTCTCACGCGGGTTCGCATTGACGAATTCCAAAAAACAGGTTAGGTTTTTGGAATAGACGGAATGTTTCCGCCTGGGAGGAATTTTGTCTTATACATTTTTAATCGTTTTAGTTGTCGTATTATGTGGTTATCTTTCCTTCTCCATTTTAAAACCGGAAAAGTTTTAGGAGATCGATATGAACGGAAACGACTCAATCTTTTTCTTTTTATATTTTGCAGTTTTATTTCTTCTCTCTCCCTTTTTAGGAATTTATATAGCAGACGTTCTTAAGGGAGAAGTTTCCAAACGATTCCCATTCCTTTCCAAATTTGAGTCCTTCTTATATAAGATTTCTGGAATAAAGGAAGATCAAAATTCTGATTGGAAAGTTTATCTACTCGATATAGGGAATTTTACTCTTTTAAGTTTGGCCTTGGTTGTGCTCGGACTTCATTTCCAGGATCTTCTTCCTGGAAATCCTGAAGGTAAGCCTGCAGTTTCTTGGGACCTCGCTTGGAATACTGCAGTTAGTTTTGTAACTAACACAAATTGGCAGGCATACTCCGGAGAAGTTTCTCTCTCTTATTCGAGTCAGATGTTACTCTTAGGGGTGCAAAATTTTGTAAGTGCTGGAGTTGGGATTGCGGTGCTCGCGGCAATGGCGAGAGGAATGACCTCTAAGTCAGGCGAATCTTTTGGTATCGGTAACTTCTATATTGACCTAACCAGAAGTATATTATATATTCTTTTACCAATTTCACTCTTGGTTGCTTTCGTTTTGGTATCCCAAGGTGTGGTTATGGATTTTTCCCAATATATAAGTGCGATCGGGATAGAAGGTCAGTCTGTAAAAATCCCGCTTGGACCTGCCGCTTCTCAAATTGCTATCAAACAATTAGGAACAAATGGGGGTGGATTTTTTGGAGTAAATTCGGCTCATCCATTTGAGAATCCTACCGTTTTCTCCAATTGGGTCCAATGTATTTTGATCTTACTTCTCCCTGGAGCATTGCCTTTTGCTTATGGAAGATGGGTTGGTTCTTGGAAGGCGGGCCTTTCTATTTTTTTTGGAATGACTCTTCTTTTTGTTTTAAGTCTTTCCGTGTCTCTTTGGTCTGAAAGTAACTTCGCGGGAAATTGGGAAGGCAAAGAAACCAGATTTGGTGTGGCCCAAAGTATTCTTTGGGGAATGGCGACCACAGCAGCATCTAATGGTTCAGTGAATGCAATGCATGATAGTTTTTCTCCACTTTCAGGAGGATTAGCAGTTTGGAATATTCTTATAGGAGAAGTTGTATTCGGTGGTGTAGGTGTTGGACTTATAGGGATGTTATTCTATGTAGTCCTCACAGTATTTATTGCAGGACTCATGGTAGGAAGGACTCCTGAATATCTAGGAAAAAAGATAGAAGCAAAAGAAGTGAAACTCGCACTTGTTGGAGTTTTAATGCCAGGGCTTTGTATTCTTTTATTCACTGCATTTTCCCTTCTTTATGAATCTGCTCTTTCATCTCGAACAAATTTGGGACCTCATGGTCTGACCGAAATATTATATACATTTGCTTCTGCCTCAGGTAATAACGGATCTGCATTTGCAGGTTTAAATGCGAATACTCCATTTTATAATCTAACTCTTTCTTTCTGTATGTTAGTAGGAAGATTTGCAGTAATCATTCCTGCCTTGGGACTATCCGGTGCTTTATTGGGCAAGAGGGTTACTCCAAAGGGAGAAGGTACTTTCTCAACGGAAAGTCCTCTGTTTGTGTTACTTCTTCTTTCCGTAATATTCTTAGTAGGAGCTCTAACATTCCTACCCGTTTTGGTTTTAGGACCTGGAAGTGAACATATCCTTCTACATTCTGGTTCGAAATTTTAAGGTTTAATATTATGAAAAACAAAAGTTCTTCTTTTTTTCAAGATCCAAAGTCTTTACTGAAAGCAATTTTGGATTCTTTCGTGAAATTGGATCCGAGGGTTCAATGGAAAAATCCTGTAATGTTCATAGTGTATATAGGTGCAATATTAAGTTCTTATGATTTAGCCTTTCATCCTGTAAATTTGAGTTTTGGTCTACAGATTTCCCTTTGGTTATGGGCTACGGTCCTATTTGCCAATTTTGCGGAAGCACTGGCAGAAGGCAGAGGAAAAGCAAAAGCAGAGTCCTTGAAAAAATCAAGAAAGGAATCCAAGGCAAACAAATTAAATGGAAGTTCTGTTATTATAGTTCCTTCTTCAGAGTTAAGAACCGGAGACAAGGTAGTTTGCCAAGCAGGTGATCAAATCCCTGGTGATGGCGAGGTGGTAGAAGGTATAGCCTCTGTAGATGAGTCTGCAATTACAGGAGAATCTGCCCCTGTGATCAGAGAATCTGGAGGAGATAGATCCGCAGTCACTGGAGGCACAAAAGTTTTAAGTGATAAAATCGTAGTTCAAATCACAACTGATCCCGGAAAAACTTTTATAGATAAGATGATCTCTCTTGTAGAAGGAGCTTCCAGGCAGAAGACTCCGAATGAGATCGCACTCTCTATTCTTCTTTCCGCTTTATCTTTAGTTTTCTTGGTCGCGATAACATCTCTTGTCCCCGCTGTATTCTATAGCCAAAAGGAAGGTGGGGGAAATTTAGGACTTTCCGGTTCTTTTCCTGCGTTAGTTGGTCTTTTGGTGTGTTTAATTCCTACTACGATCGGTGGTCTTTTGTCCGCGATAGGTATTAGTGGCATGGACAGGCTCATGAGAAGGAACGTAATTGCTAAATCAGGGAGAGCAATCGAAGCAGCAGGAGATATAGACGTTTTATTATTGGATAAGACAGGAACAATCACTTTGGGAAATAGAATGGCTACCAGATTTGTTCCGGCTCCCGGAATTTCAGAAAAGAAAATTGCAGATGCTTCACAACTTGCGTCTCTCTCTGACGAAACACCGGAAGGGAGATCTATTGTAGTATTAGCAAAAGAAAAATTCGATCTAAGAGGAAGGAATTTATCTGAATTAGGAGGGAGATTCGTTCCATTCACTGCTAAAAGTAAAATGAGTGGAGTGGACTTTGATCTTGATGCAGAGGGAAAAACAAAACCTTCGATCCGAAAGGGAGCAGCCGAATCTATTCGGAATTATATTACAAGTTTAGGTGGAGAATATCCTAAGGAAATTTCTGACATAGTAGATGAGATCGCAAGAGAAGGAGGAACTCCTTTGGTTGTTTCAGAAGGAAGAGAAATTTTAGGTGTCATTCATTTGAAAGACATTGTAAAAGGTGGGATCAAAGAAAGATTTGCAAGGCTAAGGCAGATGGGGATCAGAACTGTGATGATCACCGGAGATAATCCTTTGACTGCGGCAGCTATCGCTGCAGAAGCTGGGGTGGATGATTTTATTGCAGAGGCAACTCCTGAAACAAAATTAAGACGTATCCGTGAAGAACAATCAGGTGGAAAACTTGTGGCTATGATTGGTGACGGAACAAATGACGCTCCGGCTTTAGCACAAGCAGATGTGGGTGTTGCGATGAATACCGGAACCCAAACTGCGAGAGAAGCTGGGAATATGATCGATCTAGATAGTAATCCCACTAAACTGATAGAGATTGTGGAGATAGGAAAACAACTTCTGATGACAAGAGGTTCTTTAACTACTTTCAGTATCGCAAATGATGTATCTAAATATTTTGTGATACTACCCGCTATGTTTGCTGGATTATTCCCAATAGGTGGAATAGGTGCTTTATCAATTTTGAATATTCTAGGTTTTGCAAGTCCTGAATCTGCGGTTTTAAGTGCAGTGATCTTTAATGCACTGATCCTTGTGTTTTTGGTTCCTCTCGCGCTAAAAGGTGTGAGTTACAGACCTGCGGGAGCTGATTCGGTTCTGGCTCGAAATGTATTTATTTACGGGTTCGGCGGTCTTATCCTTCCTTTTTTTGGCATCAAAGGAATCGATCTGATTTTAAGTTTTACTAAGGGAGTATTCGTATGATCAGAGCAGTTTTGCAATTAGGGCTTTGGACTTTTGTATGCGGTGTTTTCTATCCAGTTCTTGTATATGGATTTGCTAAGTTTACTTTTCCAAAGGCGAGCTCCGGCTCCTTGGTTGAAATAGATGGAAAGGTAATCGGTTCTGATTTACTCGCTCAATCTTTTGAGTCTCCAGAATATTTTCATTCTAGACCTTCTGCGATTGGATATGATCCTTCTTCTTCGGGTGCTTCTAATCTAGGGCCTACTAGTGCGCAACTTTCTAAAAAGGTGGAGCAAAGAAGAACTTACTGGGTTGCAAGAGGTGGAACCGAACCCGTGCCTTCTGAACTTTTATATTCTTCTGGAAGTGGGTTAGATCCTCACGTAAGTCCGGAAACGGTAAGTTATCAAATCCCATTAGTTGCGAAAACAAAAGGAATTTCAGAAGATATATTGGTCAGATTGGTAGAAGAGACAATTGAATCTCCTGAATTTGGACTATTTGGTCCGACTAAGGTGAATATTCTAAAGTTGAATCTTAAATTGAGATCCATTTACTTAGAAAAAAATATTCAGAAAAATTAATATTACCAGTGAGACCTGCAGAAGAAAATAGACCGGATCCGGATGAATTACTTTCTCGGATCGGAGGGGACGTAACTAAAACCAGAGGAAAATTAAAAATTTTCTTTGGTATGGCCGCAGGTGTAGGAAAAACTTTTGAGATGCTCCGAGATGCTCAAAAAGCAAAATCGGA
This Leptospira saintgironsiae DNA region includes the following protein-coding sequences:
- the kdpA gene encoding potassium-transporting ATPase subunit KdpA — encoded protein: MNGNDSIFFFLYFAVLFLLSPFLGIYIADVLKGEVSKRFPFLSKFESFLYKISGIKEDQNSDWKVYLLDIGNFTLLSLALVVLGLHFQDLLPGNPEGKPAVSWDLAWNTAVSFVTNTNWQAYSGEVSLSYSSQMLLLGVQNFVSAGVGIAVLAAMARGMTSKSGESFGIGNFYIDLTRSILYILLPISLLVAFVLVSQGVVMDFSQYISAIGIEGQSVKIPLGPAASQIAIKQLGTNGGGFFGVNSAHPFENPTVFSNWVQCILILLLPGALPFAYGRWVGSWKAGLSIFFGMTLLFVLSLSVSLWSESNFAGNWEGKETRFGVAQSILWGMATTAASNGSVNAMHDSFSPLSGGLAVWNILIGEVVFGGVGVGLIGMLFYVVLTVFIAGLMVGRTPEYLGKKIEAKEVKLALVGVLMPGLCILLFTAFSLLYESALSSRTNLGPHGLTEILYTFASASGNNGSAFAGLNANTPFYNLTLSFCMLVGRFAVIIPALGLSGALLGKRVTPKGEGTFSTESPLFVLLLLSVIFLVGALTFLPVLVLGPGSEHILLHSGSKF
- the kdpB gene encoding potassium-transporting ATPase subunit KdpB translates to MKNKSSSFFQDPKSLLKAILDSFVKLDPRVQWKNPVMFIVYIGAILSSYDLAFHPVNLSFGLQISLWLWATVLFANFAEALAEGRGKAKAESLKKSRKESKANKLNGSSVIIVPSSELRTGDKVVCQAGDQIPGDGEVVEGIASVDESAITGESAPVIRESGGDRSAVTGGTKVLSDKIVVQITTDPGKTFIDKMISLVEGASRQKTPNEIALSILLSALSLVFLVAITSLVPAVFYSQKEGGGNLGLSGSFPALVGLLVCLIPTTIGGLLSAIGISGMDRLMRRNVIAKSGRAIEAAGDIDVLLLDKTGTITLGNRMATRFVPAPGISEKKIADASQLASLSDETPEGRSIVVLAKEKFDLRGRNLSELGGRFVPFTAKSKMSGVDFDLDAEGKTKPSIRKGAAESIRNYITSLGGEYPKEISDIVDEIAREGGTPLVVSEGREILGVIHLKDIVKGGIKERFARLRQMGIRTVMITGDNPLTAAAIAAEAGVDDFIAEATPETKLRRIREEQSGGKLVAMIGDGTNDAPALAQADVGVAMNTGTQTAREAGNMIDLDSNPTKLIEIVEIGKQLLMTRGSLTTFSIANDVSKYFVILPAMFAGLFPIGGIGALSILNILGFASPESAVLSAVIFNALILVFLVPLALKGVSYRPAGADSVLARNVFIYGFGGLILPFFGIKGIDLILSFTKGVFV
- the kdpF gene encoding K(+)-transporting ATPase subunit F, with amino-acid sequence MSYTFLIVLVVVLCGYLSFSILKPEKF
- the kdpC gene encoding potassium-transporting ATPase subunit KdpC — its product is MIRAVLQLGLWTFVCGVFYPVLVYGFAKFTFPKASSGSLVEIDGKVIGSDLLAQSFESPEYFHSRPSAIGYDPSSSGASNLGPTSAQLSKKVEQRRTYWVARGGTEPVPSELLYSSGSGLDPHVSPETVSYQIPLVAKTKGISEDILVRLVEETIESPEFGLFGPTKVNILKLNLKLRSIYLEKNIQKN